From a region of the Thermomicrobium roseum DSM 5159 genome:
- a CDS encoding FAD-linked oxidase C-terminal domain-containing protein, whose amino-acid sequence MDRATIRSRLVEIVGSDGVLDDPEELLVYEYDASDEVFAGHHRPDFAVLPRTAEQVSAVVRLANEFGIPVVPRGAGTGLAGGALALRGGIVVVVTRMNRILEVNEQDGYAIVEPGVINLELTQALQPRGYFFAPDPASQRACTIGGNVGNNSGGPHCLKYGVTTNHILGLEVVLPDGERIWTGGPVPETPGVDLTGVLVGSEGTLGIVTKVMVRLTRLPEAVSVLLAAFPNIESASHATSAIIAAGMLPAALEMMDQLTIKAVEDAFHAGYPREAGAVLLVELDGLQEIVAENTSRVAELCRQHGAWEVRVARTKEERDLLWLGRKSAFGAMGRLAPNYYLVDTTVPRTKLPATMRRVEELSREYRLSIANVFHAGDGNLHPLVLFDRQRPGEVERVLECTTEILRYCVDAGGTLSGEHGIGFEKRDYMTLVFTTEDLCAMAGLKRSFDPRELFNPEKVLPTGFRCGEVAALRQQAIAQRLGLEYV is encoded by the coding sequence ATGGACCGTGCAACGATCCGGAGCCGTCTCGTCGAGATCGTCGGCTCGGATGGAGTGCTCGACGATCCCGAAGAACTCCTCGTGTACGAATACGACGCATCGGACGAAGTCTTTGCGGGGCATCATCGCCCGGATTTCGCAGTACTCCCGCGTACGGCGGAGCAGGTGAGTGCGGTCGTGCGCCTGGCGAACGAGTTCGGGATTCCGGTTGTCCCACGCGGTGCTGGCACCGGGCTCGCTGGTGGAGCGCTGGCTCTGCGGGGTGGGATCGTCGTGGTCGTCACCCGGATGAATCGGATTCTGGAAGTCAACGAGCAGGATGGCTATGCCATCGTCGAGCCGGGGGTCATCAACCTCGAACTCACGCAGGCATTACAGCCGCGAGGTTATTTTTTCGCTCCCGACCCAGCTTCCCAGCGTGCCTGCACGATCGGTGGGAACGTCGGGAACAACTCCGGTGGGCCGCATTGTCTCAAGTACGGAGTGACGACGAATCACATCCTCGGTTTGGAGGTCGTCCTGCCGGACGGTGAGCGGATCTGGACCGGTGGACCGGTTCCCGAGACGCCGGGCGTCGATCTGACCGGTGTGCTGGTCGGTTCCGAGGGGACCCTCGGCATCGTCACCAAGGTGATGGTGCGGCTGACGCGACTCCCCGAGGCAGTGAGCGTGCTGTTGGCGGCTTTCCCGAACATCGAGTCGGCCTCGCATGCCACCTCGGCGATCATCGCAGCGGGGATGCTCCCGGCAGCACTGGAAATGATGGATCAACTGACGATCAAGGCGGTCGAGGATGCGTTTCATGCCGGCTACCCGCGTGAGGCGGGGGCGGTGCTGCTCGTCGAACTCGATGGCCTGCAGGAAATCGTCGCGGAGAATACCAGCCGGGTCGCTGAGCTCTGTCGCCAGCATGGGGCATGGGAGGTGCGGGTCGCCCGCACGAAGGAGGAGCGCGATCTCCTCTGGCTCGGACGTAAGTCGGCTTTCGGGGCGATGGGACGACTGGCACCCAACTATTATCTCGTCGATACGACCGTGCCGCGGACGAAATTGCCTGCGACTATGCGGCGAGTCGAGGAACTCAGTCGGGAATACCGGCTGTCGATCGCCAACGTCTTCCATGCGGGCGATGGGAACCTCCATCCGCTGGTACTGTTCGATCGGCAAAGACCAGGCGAGGTCGAGCGCGTTCTGGAGTGCACGACCGAAATCCTGCGCTACTGTGTGGATGCCGGAGGGACATTGTCCGGCGAGCACGGGATCGGCTTCGAAAAGCGCGATTACATGACGCTGGTCTTCACGACCGAAGACTTGTGTGCGATGGCTGGCTTGAAGCGAAGCTTCGATCCGCGTGAACTCTTCAACCCGGAGAAAGTGTTGCCCACCGGTTTCCGCTGTGGTGAGGTGGCTGCGTTGCGGCAGCAGGCGATCGCTCAGCGGCTCGGCTTGGAGTACGTGTGA
- a CDS encoding FAD-binding oxidoreductase, whose amino-acid sequence MTGTTRLAPGVAMERLAELGAPHDPRAYRVDGLEPLVALAPETPEAVAEALAVCAAAGLVVIPWGGGRQMGLGNLPERYDVALDVRSLSAITHYEPDDLTIAVQAGRSIASLSSELAAHGQMLPIEAADPERVTIGGLVATGIGCPRRFGYGSLRDLIIGITVALPDGTLARGGGIVVKNVSGYDMMRLHFGALGSLGVIIQANFKVLPAPEAQRTLLLSFRESDQSAAAALTLRTSQLAPTALVVLAPPVAKRLADLERWVLAARCEGPEGAVERQVERLRASVETASGESVVLDDRKTLAFWSSVQGELEATPFDRELRVRIGELPSRLGELAAQLERRYGSALRSLVLDSGSGLAYVTVSGEPVELRAFWGELRELGRHATLLGAPIEVKAGEDVFGRHPEGIPVMRRLKETFDPERILNRGRFIAHL is encoded by the coding sequence ATGACCGGGACGACGCGACTCGCGCCAGGAGTGGCCATGGAGCGTCTCGCTGAACTGGGCGCTCCCCACGATCCCCGTGCCTATCGTGTGGATGGCCTCGAGCCTCTGGTCGCCCTTGCCCCCGAGACACCGGAAGCGGTCGCTGAGGCACTGGCCGTCTGTGCTGCGGCCGGACTGGTTGTCATTCCCTGGGGCGGCGGTCGGCAGATGGGGTTGGGGAACCTCCCTGAGCGATACGATGTCGCCCTCGATGTGCGGTCGCTGAGCGCGATCACGCATTACGAGCCAGACGACCTGACGATCGCTGTCCAAGCGGGGCGGAGCATCGCCAGCCTCAGCAGCGAACTGGCGGCTCATGGGCAGATGCTGCCGATCGAGGCGGCTGACCCGGAACGTGTCACCATCGGTGGCCTGGTCGCCACCGGAATCGGTTGCCCGCGGCGCTTTGGGTACGGGAGCTTGCGCGATCTGATCATCGGCATCACCGTGGCGTTGCCGGACGGGACGCTGGCGCGCGGTGGCGGCATCGTCGTCAAGAACGTCTCGGGTTATGACATGATGCGGCTCCACTTCGGCGCGCTCGGTTCGCTCGGGGTGATCATCCAGGCCAACTTCAAGGTCCTTCCGGCGCCGGAAGCGCAGCGGACGCTGCTTCTCTCCTTCCGGGAATCGGATCAGTCGGCTGCCGCCGCCCTCACCCTGCGCACTTCGCAGCTCGCGCCGACTGCGCTCGTCGTGCTCGCGCCGCCAGTAGCCAAGCGGCTCGCCGATCTGGAGCGCTGGGTGTTGGCCGCACGCTGCGAGGGACCGGAGGGAGCGGTCGAGCGCCAAGTCGAGCGCCTGCGTGCGAGCGTGGAGACAGCGAGCGGCGAGTCGGTCGTGCTCGATGACCGCAAGACGCTGGCCTTCTGGTCGTCGGTGCAGGGAGAACTGGAAGCGACGCCGTTCGATCGCGAACTTCGGGTGCGGATCGGCGAGTTGCCGTCCCGGCTCGGCGAACTGGCAGCGCAGCTCGAGCGCCGTTATGGCAGCGCACTGCGCAGCCTCGTCCTCGACAGCGGGAGCGGATTGGCCTACGTGACGGTCAGTGGAGAGCCGGTCGAGCTCCGTGCTTTCTGGGGTGAACTGCGCGAGCTGGGCCGACACGCGACGCTCCTAGGTGCGCCGATCGAGGTCAAGGCAGGAGAGGATGTCTTCGGGCGACATCCGGAGGGAATCCCGGTGATGCGCCGACTCAAGGAGACGTTCGACCCCGAGCGCATCCTCAACCGCGGGCGATTCATCGCCCATCTCTGA
- a CDS encoding (Fe-S)-binding protein, whose amino-acid sequence MTTASAPARLRGFSGRDAPSYDAIRKCVHCGFCLPSCPTYRVTWRERSSPRGRIWLMKSVAEGRLDLLDPVFAEEMQLCLNCRACEAVCPSGVHYGEILEASRAQLVQHREQSWRERLFRLAGFRILLGDMRRFRAANALLRWYQRSPLRPLVRRSGVLRLLGLEQAEALLPAIADRFVVADGRFVPAQGERRGRVALFTGCVMSTAYAHVHEATIRVLTRNGFDVVLVSGQQCCGALHVHSGEPELGRRLARQNIEALESPYLDAIIVNAAGCGAMLKEYPALLRQDHDYAERARQLAGKVRDVLEFLVERGLTAQPGPLPWTVTYQEPCHLAHAQRITQQPRVLLRTIPQLRLVEMAESALCCGSAGIYNLLQPDMASTLLARKLDNALATGADVIVSANPGCMLQLEAGLRARGVRLPVLHLVEVLDRAYAAAEGRPADILAAVAD is encoded by the coding sequence ATGACAACGGCATCGGCACCGGCGCGCCTGCGTGGTTTCAGTGGTCGGGATGCGCCGTCGTACGACGCGATCCGGAAGTGCGTCCATTGTGGTTTCTGCCTGCCGTCTTGCCCGACCTACCGGGTCACCTGGCGAGAGCGCTCCTCACCGCGCGGCCGGATCTGGCTCATGAAGTCGGTCGCCGAGGGACGACTGGATCTGCTCGATCCCGTGTTCGCTGAGGAAATGCAGCTGTGCCTCAATTGTCGAGCGTGCGAGGCCGTATGCCCGAGCGGCGTGCATTACGGCGAGATCCTCGAAGCATCGCGCGCCCAACTCGTGCAGCATCGCGAGCAGTCATGGCGCGAGCGACTCTTCCGTCTCGCTGGTTTCCGCATTCTCCTGGGCGACATGCGTCGCTTCCGAGCGGCGAACGCACTCCTGCGCTGGTACCAGCGCAGCCCCCTCCGGCCGCTGGTTCGTCGCAGCGGTGTCCTGCGGCTGCTCGGTTTGGAGCAGGCTGAGGCGTTACTTCCGGCTATCGCGGATCGCTTCGTCGTGGCTGATGGGCGTTTCGTGCCGGCCCAAGGGGAGCGGCGTGGCCGGGTGGCGCTCTTCACCGGTTGCGTGATGAGCACTGCGTATGCGCACGTGCACGAGGCGACGATCCGCGTCTTGACCCGCAACGGCTTCGATGTCGTGCTCGTTTCTGGACAGCAATGTTGTGGTGCGCTGCATGTGCACAGCGGCGAGCCGGAGTTGGGTCGCCGGCTCGCGCGACAGAACATCGAGGCGCTGGAGTCACCGTACCTCGATGCGATCATCGTCAATGCTGCTGGTTGCGGCGCAATGCTGAAAGAATACCCAGCGCTATTGCGGCAGGATCATGACTATGCTGAGCGAGCTCGACAGCTGGCTGGAAAGGTCCGCGACGTGCTCGAGTTCCTCGTCGAACGCGGCCTCACGGCACAACCGGGTCCCTTGCCCTGGACCGTGACGTACCAGGAACCATGCCATTTGGCGCATGCGCAGCGGATCACTCAACAACCACGTGTCCTGCTGCGCACCATTCCCCAGCTGCGACTCGTCGAGATGGCCGAATCGGCGCTCTGCTGCGGTTCGGCCGGTATCTATAACCTCTTGCAACCGGACATGGCGTCGACGCTCTTGGCGCGCAAGCTGGACAACGCGTTGGCTACCGGCGCGGACGTCATCGTCTCAGCCAATCCCGGGTGTATGCTCCAGCTGGAGGCTGGACTCCGGGCGCGCGGCGTGCGCCTCCCCGTCCTCCATTTGGTGGAAGTGCTGGATCGGGCTTACGCGGCGGCGGAAGGCAGGCCGGCTGACATTCTGGCAGCGGTCGCTGACTGA
- a CDS encoding carboxypeptidase-like regulatory domain-containing protein, producing MVRRGLGRSFLFVWLAFMLSALPAHAQEGNGAISGRVQNGTAGGGPVSSLTVTLRHFAGMQLAEERQTQTGPDGSFRFDGLPTSPQDAYLVVVRYAGVDYVSGMVQLHQQPEQTVDLTVYETTTDPSAMRIASRSLVIAGASPELRAVDIMDILIVENSGDRTYLGDRSGVVLRIPLPRGAQEISPQPGFDYGQPRLEDGVLLTTGPLPPGSQTVVLSYTVPYEGTRATLSIGTAMPTSTLRVLVRDGTYRLSSRSLIDTGTVEVSGVTYRVLAVDAPVVGDMHVVQVSGLPRTGLLFDLPTGPIIALVVGLAGLVAAAVLTVIVLRRRRVGTETSRAAIDERLQLAAELNRLDEARAAGELDETAYQEQRSAVLARLRQLVAREQGVERSG from the coding sequence GTGGTGCGTCGCGGACTCGGACGCTCGTTCCTCTTCGTTTGGCTCGCTTTCATGCTCTCTGCGTTGCCGGCTCACGCGCAAGAAGGAAACGGCGCCATCAGTGGCCGGGTGCAGAACGGGACGGCTGGTGGTGGACCGGTCAGCAGCCTCACGGTGACTCTGCGCCACTTCGCTGGGATGCAATTGGCCGAGGAGCGGCAGACGCAGACTGGCCCCGACGGATCGTTCCGCTTCGATGGGTTACCGACCAGCCCGCAGGACGCCTACCTGGTGGTCGTCCGCTATGCGGGTGTGGACTACGTCAGCGGCATGGTGCAACTCCACCAGCAACCGGAGCAGACGGTCGATCTCACGGTCTACGAAACCACCACGGATCCCAGTGCAATGCGGATCGCCTCGCGCTCGCTCGTCATCGCTGGTGCGTCACCGGAGTTGAGGGCGGTCGATATCATGGACATCCTCATCGTCGAGAATAGTGGTGACCGCACGTATCTCGGGGATCGATCCGGTGTCGTCCTGCGCATACCGTTGCCCCGAGGGGCGCAAGAGATCAGTCCGCAACCAGGATTCGATTACGGCCAGCCACGACTGGAGGATGGTGTGCTCCTGACAACCGGTCCGCTCCCACCTGGCTCGCAGACGGTCGTCTTGAGCTATACCGTCCCTTACGAGGGAACGCGGGCGACGCTCTCCATCGGAACCGCGATGCCGACCAGCACGCTCCGTGTCCTGGTGCGGGACGGGACCTACCGTCTCAGCTCGCGCAGCTTGATCGACACGGGCACGGTCGAAGTGAGTGGCGTGACCTATCGTGTCTTGGCGGTCGATGCGCCAGTCGTCGGCGATATGCACGTCGTCCAGGTGAGTGGACTGCCACGTACCGGCTTGCTCTTCGATCTTCCTACCGGACCGATCATCGCGCTGGTAGTCGGTCTCGCTGGACTCGTCGCGGCAGCAGTGTTGACCGTGATCGTTCTTCGCCGACGCCGCGTGGGAACAGAAACGAGTCGAGCGGCCATCGACGAGCGGCTGCAACTTGCCGCTGAACTCAATCGGTTGGACGAAGCACGGGCAGCGGGCGAACTCGACGAGACGGCGTACCAGGAGCAGCGATCAGCTGTCCTGGCACGCTTGCGTCAGCTCGTCGCCCGCGAGCAGGGTGTCGAGAGGAGTGGCTGA
- a CDS encoding alpha/beta hydrolase family protein, protein MKRSVRAEDLALLQLASDAQIAPDASAVAYVVTTMDLEADRYRSAIWLARTDGSPPRRFTSGTHRDTMPRWSPSGEELAFLSDRTGSDQLWVIPRNGGEARQLTNFVEPVTGFAWSPDGQRIAVVTRAQQAEGKVDPETDVVRLTRLRYRFDGQRGFLHERRSHIWVVDLRTGTLERATDGDWDDDWPAWSPDGSQLVFTSNRTEEREWNAASELWLLRFDAAGRTVDLSCVTGGPSAAFGRPSWSPDGRLIAAVGHFESWAGSARHKRLWVMTPDGNERWNLSADFDATLEDSLLTDAFGPSKPGLLWSPDGRWIFTQVSEQGAVRLYRFPVSGGAPECIIGGARRVLDFSLSADGRWIAAVIAGPVDPGSVWLMAADGSSSRCLADPNAAWKEEVEILGPEEMWVSSPVDGRPIHAWVLRPANAGDERVPLVLSIHGGPHGMYGWAYCHEFQVLAAEGYGVVYANPRGSQGYGETFLACTRGAWGEADMPDLMAVVDAVLAQGWADPGRLGVCGGSYGGYMTNWIIGHTDRFRAAVSMRCVSELVSMYGTSDIGVYFSEWEIGATPWDDPERYRRLSPLTYAPNIRTPLLLLHAEEDWRCPIAQAEQLFTWLRRLGRTVELVRFPGEGHNLTRSGRPRHRLEHLEHELRWFRTYL, encoded by the coding sequence GTGAAACGATCGGTTCGTGCGGAGGATCTTGCGCTTCTCCAGCTGGCGAGCGATGCGCAGATCGCACCAGATGCGAGCGCTGTCGCCTATGTCGTGACGACGATGGATCTGGAAGCGGATCGGTATCGCTCGGCGATCTGGCTCGCGCGGACCGATGGCTCACCACCGCGCCGGTTCACGAGCGGAACGCATCGCGACACGATGCCGCGCTGGTCACCGAGCGGTGAGGAACTGGCTTTCCTGTCCGATCGCACCGGTAGCGACCAGTTGTGGGTGATTCCGCGGAATGGTGGTGAGGCGCGGCAGCTGACGAACTTCGTGGAGCCGGTGACCGGCTTTGCCTGGTCCCCGGATGGGCAACGCATCGCTGTCGTGACGCGTGCGCAACAGGCAGAGGGCAAGGTCGATCCGGAAACCGACGTCGTCCGCTTGACGCGACTCCGCTACCGCTTCGATGGCCAGCGGGGTTTTCTCCACGAGCGACGGAGCCATATCTGGGTCGTCGACCTGCGAACAGGGACGCTGGAACGCGCGACCGATGGTGACTGGGACGATGACTGGCCAGCCTGGTCACCGGATGGCTCGCAGCTCGTCTTCACATCCAATCGCACTGAGGAGCGCGAGTGGAATGCTGCGAGCGAGCTCTGGCTCCTCCGCTTCGATGCGGCGGGCCGCACTGTCGATCTCTCCTGTGTCACCGGCGGACCATCGGCAGCGTTCGGGCGACCGAGTTGGTCGCCGGATGGGCGACTCATCGCTGCTGTCGGTCACTTCGAGTCCTGGGCGGGCTCGGCACGGCACAAGCGACTGTGGGTGATGACGCCGGACGGGAACGAGCGCTGGAACCTCTCCGCTGACTTCGACGCGACCCTCGAGGATAGCTTGCTCACCGACGCGTTCGGACCGTCGAAGCCGGGACTGCTCTGGTCGCCGGATGGTCGCTGGATCTTCACCCAGGTGAGCGAGCAGGGGGCGGTCCGCCTCTACCGGTTTCCGGTCAGTGGCGGTGCCCCGGAGTGCATCATCGGTGGTGCACGGCGCGTGCTCGACTTCAGCTTGAGCGCTGATGGGCGCTGGATCGCGGCGGTGATCGCGGGTCCGGTCGATCCGGGATCGGTTTGGCTGATGGCAGCAGACGGGAGCTCGAGCCGATGCCTGGCCGATCCCAACGCGGCCTGGAAAGAGGAGGTCGAAATCCTCGGCCCGGAGGAAATGTGGGTGTCGAGCCCAGTCGACGGGCGTCCCATCCATGCGTGGGTTCTCCGGCCTGCGAACGCTGGCGATGAGCGGGTGCCACTCGTCTTGTCGATCCATGGCGGGCCGCACGGAATGTACGGGTGGGCCTATTGTCACGAGTTCCAGGTTCTCGCGGCGGAAGGGTACGGAGTGGTCTACGCGAACCCGCGCGGGAGTCAGGGGTACGGAGAGACGTTTCTGGCGTGCACGCGCGGAGCCTGGGGCGAGGCCGATATGCCCGACCTCATGGCGGTCGTCGACGCGGTCCTCGCCCAAGGGTGGGCGGACCCGGGGCGTCTCGGCGTCTGCGGCGGCTCGTATGGCGGGTACATGACGAACTGGATCATCGGCCATACCGACCGTTTCCGCGCGGCGGTCTCCATGCGATGCGTTTCTGAACTCGTGAGTATGTATGGGACGAGCGATATCGGCGTCTACTTCAGCGAATGGGAAATCGGTGCGACCCCGTGGGACGATCCGGAGCGGTACCGCCGTCTTTCTCCGCTCACGTACGCGCCGAATATCCGCACGCCGCTTCTGCTCCTGCACGCTGAGGAAGACTGGCGCTGCCCGATCGCGCAGGCTGAGCAACTCTTCACCTGGCTGCGCCGCTTGGGGCGCACGGTCGAACTCGTCCGCTTCCCGGGTGAAGGTCACAACCTGACTCGAAGCGGCCGGCCACGTCACCGGCTCGAGCACCTCGAGCACGAGTTGCGCTGGTTCCGGACGTATCTCTAG
- a CDS encoding metallophosphoesterase family protein, whose amino-acid sequence MLRLIHFADLHLGVETHGQFRPDLGHSSRIQDFLDAFDQIIDAAIEERFDAVLFAGDAFKHAEPSPTLQRRFAERIQRLLAAGIPIVLLVGNHDRPRSVVRSTPIDIYAALRLPGVIVANRPERFTIATPSGPLQVVALPWIPPRLLLADDALREAGTPELERRYKEVIASALAPLLAALDAATPAVFLGHLSMEGGRFGSERSVILGNDPLFGLDELGLNSAPIDYVALGHLHSHQVLHERPPVVYAGSVERIDFGEEREDKGYVAVRIAAGPYPRDVSWEFRPLRTRPMRTFRLDILTDTPMDEIRRALERHATLIPEAIVRVTITTTPERAAAIRPLEVRRWLSELGAAHVAGITVQTERVARPRVELERSSRHDPVSLLERWVNLHRLSDQLAKAVIQRGREIIERVESRSSEPR is encoded by the coding sequence ATGCTTCGCCTGATCCACTTCGCTGATCTGCATCTGGGCGTCGAGACGCACGGGCAGTTCCGTCCGGATCTCGGCCATAGCTCCCGCATCCAGGACTTTCTCGACGCCTTCGATCAGATCATCGATGCGGCGATCGAGGAGCGGTTCGATGCCGTCCTTTTCGCCGGCGATGCGTTCAAACACGCCGAGCCGAGCCCGACCCTTCAGCGCCGCTTTGCCGAGCGCATCCAGCGCCTCCTCGCTGCGGGAATCCCGATCGTGCTCCTCGTCGGAAACCATGACCGGCCACGCAGCGTGGTGCGTTCGACACCGATCGATATCTACGCTGCACTGCGTCTACCCGGCGTCATCGTCGCCAACCGGCCGGAGCGGTTCACCATCGCGACCCCGAGCGGCCCACTCCAGGTTGTCGCGCTGCCCTGGATACCACCCCGTCTCCTGCTGGCCGACGATGCGCTTCGCGAGGCCGGCACTCCGGAATTGGAGCGTCGCTACAAGGAAGTCATCGCGTCTGCGCTGGCTCCCCTCCTCGCTGCACTCGACGCAGCGACCCCGGCGGTTTTCCTCGGTCACCTCTCGATGGAAGGCGGACGCTTCGGGAGCGAACGCAGCGTGATCCTCGGTAACGACCCGCTCTTCGGACTCGACGAGCTCGGGTTGAACAGCGCTCCCATCGATTACGTCGCGCTCGGCCATCTCCATTCGCATCAAGTGCTCCACGAGCGGCCACCCGTGGTGTATGCCGGTAGCGTCGAGCGGATCGATTTTGGAGAGGAGCGCGAGGACAAAGGCTACGTCGCGGTCCGGATCGCCGCTGGACCATACCCGCGCGACGTCAGCTGGGAGTTTCGGCCGCTCCGTACCCGCCCGATGCGCACATTCCGTCTCGACATTCTGACCGACACACCGATGGACGAGATCCGCCGCGCACTCGAGCGGCACGCGACGCTGATCCCGGAGGCGATCGTCCGCGTCACCATCACCACGACCCCAGAGCGCGCGGCAGCCATTCGTCCCCTCGAGGTGCGGCGCTGGCTCAGCGAGTTGGGCGCCGCACACGTCGCCGGTATCACGGTACAGACCGAACGCGTCGCGCGTCCCCGCGTCGAACTCGAACGGTCCTCCCGTCACGATCCGGTGAGCCTCTTGGAGCGCTGGGTCAACCTGCATCGTCTTTCGGACCAACTCGCCAAAGCCGTCATCCAGCGCGGCCGGGAAATCATCGAGCGCGTCGAGAGTCGCAGCTCGGAGCCGCGCTGA
- a CDS encoding ATP-binding protein, which yields MSLDGQHNAHVTDHVSDNAFLGVVTDGRFSQGLRVRLLDPAAVERLRVGSFVVIEGIERRYFGMITDLSLDTTDAALLADPPIRSPFLSRIVRGTHAYATAEIRPSLVLEPESDQPQPARSIPPHFARLRQATADDFALVFGQEDSTHFALGTPPAMEIPVPLDLAELVKRSNGVFGQSGSGKSVLTRLLLVGLVLADQVSILLFDMHNEYARAPTDQPELVGLLELFGPSRVQIYTLDDRTERSASARTIQIGLDQIEPDDIELLAEELNLNPTFATVAHHLRARYGPQWIRQTLEFDTEAVKEFCASTGVAEASVNALRAKLDRLAKRPYICETLDTSVIDEIIGKLQRGTHIIVQFGRCDSFLDYMLVANLLTRRIHDRYTEDVLEAQQAGGQSNLRPLVIVLEEAHKFLTPEAARQSIFGTIAREMRKYRVTLLIVDQRPSSIDREILSQLGTKVIGPLSDQHDIEAVLTGVADRSGLRSLLANLSPRQECVIVGHAVRMPVAIRTRQYRREEILALVRGWGKTMDDERHLRLLLGQ from the coding sequence ATGAGCCTCGACGGCCAGCACAACGCCCACGTCACCGACCACGTCAGCGACAACGCGTTCCTCGGTGTCGTGACCGATGGCCGATTCAGTCAGGGACTCCGCGTCCGGCTCCTCGACCCGGCTGCCGTCGAGCGTTTGCGCGTGGGTAGTTTCGTCGTCATCGAGGGCATCGAGCGCCGCTACTTCGGCATGATCACCGATCTCTCGCTCGACACGACCGATGCCGCCTTGCTGGCTGATCCACCGATCCGCTCCCCCTTCCTCAGTCGCATCGTGCGCGGGACACACGCCTATGCCACCGCCGAGATTCGGCCCTCGCTCGTTCTCGAGCCGGAAAGCGACCAGCCACAACCTGCACGCAGCATTCCGCCCCACTTCGCACGCTTGCGTCAGGCCACGGCGGACGATTTCGCGCTCGTGTTCGGCCAGGAGGACAGCACGCACTTCGCGCTCGGCACACCACCGGCGATGGAGATCCCGGTCCCGCTCGACTTGGCCGAGCTGGTCAAGCGCTCCAATGGCGTCTTCGGGCAGAGCGGTAGCGGCAAGAGCGTGCTGACTCGCCTACTCCTCGTTGGCCTCGTCCTGGCCGACCAGGTCTCGATCTTGCTCTTCGACATGCACAACGAATATGCTCGCGCCCCGACTGATCAGCCCGAACTAGTCGGCTTGCTCGAGCTCTTCGGACCATCGCGGGTCCAGATCTACACGCTCGACGATCGGACGGAGCGGAGTGCGAGCGCCCGCACGATCCAGATCGGCCTCGATCAGATCGAACCGGATGACATCGAACTCTTGGCGGAGGAGCTCAATCTCAACCCGACCTTCGCCACGGTCGCGCATCACCTGCGGGCACGCTACGGGCCGCAGTGGATCCGCCAGACCTTGGAATTCGATACCGAAGCAGTCAAAGAGTTCTGCGCGAGCACTGGTGTCGCTGAAGCCTCGGTCAATGCCTTGCGAGCCAAACTGGATCGCTTGGCCAAACGGCCCTATATCTGCGAGACACTCGATACGTCCGTCATCGACGAGATCATCGGCAAGCTGCAGCGGGGTACCCATATCATCGTCCAGTTCGGTCGCTGCGACTCGTTCCTCGACTACATGCTGGTCGCCAACCTGCTCACTCGCCGGATTCACGATCGCTACACCGAAGATGTTCTCGAGGCACAGCAAGCGGGTGGGCAAAGCAACCTGCGGCCACTGGTCATCGTCCTCGAAGAAGCGCACAAGTTCCTCACCCCCGAAGCTGCTCGGCAGTCGATCTTCGGCACCATCGCGCGGGAAATGCGCAAGTATCGCGTTACCTTGCTCATCGTCGATCAGCGTCCCTCCAGCATCGATCGCGAGATCCTCTCCCAGCTGGGCACCAAGGTGATCGGGCCGCTCAGCGACCAGCACGATATCGAGGCTGTCTTGACCGGCGTCGCCGACCGTTCCGGCCTCCGCAGCCTCCTCGCCAATCTCAGTCCACGCCAGGAATGCGTCATCGTCGGACACGCGGTGCGCATGCCGGTCGCCATCCGCACCCGACAGTATCGACGCGAGGAGATCCTCGCGTTGGTTCGCGGTTGGGGAAAGACGATGGACGACGAGCGCCATCTGCGGCTGCTCCTCGGCCAGTGA